From the genome of Orcinus orca chromosome 5, mOrcOrc1.1, whole genome shotgun sequence, one region includes:
- the DPPA4 gene encoding developmental pluripotency-associated protein 4, translating to MESAKNEECNSTKKTEEEYMSCKFKRTSVDAEEGQGASGKPDILENSAKRTKRKRSIKNNRACCPRKMPQCCDSVKPQKKTMPIPPLPSILPPVNLIHRDVVRAWCQQLKLSTKGPKLDGYKRLCEHAYPHQKNIPATAEEARILSLARRKSKMDEGELPLECSDEKMSSEVAAPPEEGVPALEGAPALEGDPALEGDPTLQEVVSTSASDPGTVFASWSRMTARAMKMESAQSQETCGVWWCVVHGRGLPANTEGWVHLQFHAGQAWVPEKRRRVSALFLPPAGNLPPPHLEDNMLCPECVHRNKVLMKSLQ from the exons TGCAACTCCAcaaagaagacagaggaagaataTATGAGCTGCAAATTCAAACGTACATCAGTAGATGCCGAAGAGGGACAGGGGGCTTCTGGTAAACCAGATATACTAGAAAACTCGGCAAAGAGGaccaaaagaaaaagatctataaaaaataacAGAG CTTGTTGTCCACGAAAAATGCCACAATGTTGTGACAGTGTGAAACCTCAGAAGAAGACGATGCCAATTCCTCCTTTACCTTCTATACTGCCGCCTGTCAATCTGATTCACAGGGATGTTGTGCGCGCTTGGTGCCAGCAGTTAAAACTAAGCACCAAAGGCCCG AAACTAGACGGATATAAACGACTCTGTGAACATGCCTACCCTCATCAAAAA AACATTCCTGCCACAGCCGAGGAGGCCAGGATCCTATCACTAGCgagaagaaaatcaaagatgGACGAGGGGGAACTACCTCTGGAATGTTCTGATGAAAAGATGTCTTCTGAAGTGGCTGCTCCTCCTGAGGAGGGAGTACCTGCCCTTGAAGGAGCTCCTGCCCTTGAAGGAGATCCTGCCCTTGAAGGAGATCCTACTCTTCAAGAAGTTGTATCGACTTCTGCCTCTGACCCAGGAACTGTGTTTGCCTCTTGGAGCAGAATGACAGCCAGGGCCATGAAGATGGAGTCAGCGCAATCACAAGAGACCTGTG gGGTCTGGTGGTGTGTGGTTCACGGGAGAGGTCTCCCTGCTAACACAGAGGGCTGGGTTCATTTACAATTTCATGCCGGACAGGCTTGGGTGCCTGAAAAACGAAGGAGGGTGTCTGCGCTCTTCTTGCCTCCTGCGGGCAATCTTCCTCCCCCACACCTGGAGGACAACATGCTGTGCCCTGAGTGTGTGCACAG gAATAAAGTATTAATGAAAAGCCTGCAGTGA